Proteins encoded in a region of the Carassius carassius chromosome 49, fCarCar2.1, whole genome shotgun sequence genome:
- the LOC132132774 gene encoding myb/SANT-like DNA-binding domain-containing protein 2 encodes MKLSMRASSLPPPLSNRGKMAAPSNAERSPDLSVRLKIPKTEVPSPESEDLSDSNQYHSNPSTPNRFSPLNVGVSLSGGAGRSGSASASNSFTACRGMSWTPSETNALIAVWGNERLAEARMQQLEVAGTVFSGKAPGPAMYERVSRALSELGYERTPSQCRERMKTLRRCYSRVKEHGIGKRKSSYSIEQLEKVFGQGGWDSQSCQPVLINSSGLYQEMESDGSTMEDYSQEDWCNQDLSAAFNEGDIETEDNQLSKPRVLQIRLEPSEHTQRQEVMENVMRILESVEIKWEHFQTWTDFSRLHLSNKLAIFGVGYNTRWREEIRYHYAEISSQVPLGKRLREYFNPEKAEGRVIMTKVQKMNWKNVYYKFLDITISEARCLELHMEVDWIPIAQTRAAGCSDGSQYLLPGGIPKTYGLYAIGHEETRSNSLSSIDDKCSPSQEEEETDHCESLEKDKRTSSIVTYCYLGIAEERTLQQCLFQHFQTSGKHYSRGEPSAVTRFLKDNCTSQAKEGVLSGLHIYIKFIEVELDFLSAGSLVECLETAIGYSLKLNKKDAL; translated from the exons ATGAAGCTGTCAATGCGCGCTTCCTCTCTGCCCCCTCCCCTTAGCAACAGAGGCAAGATGGCGGCCCCCAGTAACGCCGAGCGTTCTCCTGATCTATCAGTGCGGCTGAAGATTCCCAAAACCGAGGTTCCTTCTCCAGAATCCGAGGATCTGAGTGACAGCAACCAGTACCATTCCAACCCGTCCACCCCTAACAGATTCTCTCCTCTGAACGTCGGTGTTTCGCTATCCGGGGGCGCAGGCCGGAGTGGATCGGCCTCTGCCTCCAACAGCTTCACCGCTTGCCGAGGCATGTCGTGGACACCGTCCGAGACAAACGCGCTGATCGCCGTGTGGGGCAACGAGAGGCTGGCGGAGGCGCGGATGCAGCAGCTGGAGGTGGCCGGGACGGTGTTCTCTGGCAAGGCGCCGGGACCCGCGATGTACGAGCGGGTGTCCAGAGCGCTGTCAGAGCTGGGTTACGAACGGACCCCATCCCAGTGCCGAGAGAGGATGAAG ACACTGAGACGTTGCTATAGCCGGGTGAAAGAGCACGGCATTGGGAAGAGGAAGAGCAGTTACTCCATCGAGCAGCTGGAGAAGGTGTTCGGGCAGGGCGGCTGGGATTCTCAAAGCTGTCAGCCTGTGCTAATCAACAGCAGCGGGCTCTACCAGGAGATGGAGTCAGATGGCAGTACAATGGAGGACTACTCTCAGGAAGACTGGTGTAATCAGGACCTTTCTGCTGCCTTCAATGAGGGAGACATAGAAACAG AGGACAACCAGCTTTCAAAACCCAGAGTTCTTCAGATACGGCTGGAGCCATCTGAGCACACTCA ACGCCAGGAAGTGATGGAGAACGTGATGCGTATCCTGGAGTCAGTGGAGATCAAATGGGAGCACTTCCAGACATGGACAGACTTCTCCCGCCTCCACCTGTCCAATAAACTGGCTATCTTCGGAGTAGGCTACAACACGCGGTGGAGAGAGGAGATCCGCTACCACTACGCAGAAATCAGCTCACAGGTCCCTCTTGGAAAACGACTGCGGGAATACTTCAACCCTGAGAAGGCAGAGGGCAGGGTTATCATGACCAAGGTGCAGAAAATGAACTGGaaaaatgtgtattataaatTCCTAGACATCACTATTAGTGAAGCTCGCTGTTTGGAGCTGCACATGGAAGTGGACTGGATCCCGATCGCACAGACGAGAGCAGCAGGGTGCAGTGATGGCTCCCAGTACCTTCTGCCAGGGGGCATCCCAAAAACATATGGCCTGTATGCAATAGGCCACGAGGAGACGAGGTCCAATTCATTATCTAGCATAGATGACAAATGCTCCCCGTCACAGGAAGAGGAGGAGACGGACCATTGTGAGAGCTTGGAGAAGGACAAGAGGACATCATCCATAGTCACTTACTGTTACCTTGGGATTGCAGAGGAAAGGACGCTACAGCAATGCCTGTTCCAGCACTTTCAGACATCAGGCAAACACTACAGCCGAGGGGAGCCTTCGGCCGTAACCAGGTTCCTGAAGGACAACTGCACGAGCCAGGCCAAGGAGGGCGTCCTCTCTGGATTACACATCTACATTAAGTTTATCGAGGTGGAGCTGGACTTTCTCTCTGCCGGATCGTTAGTGGAATGTTTAGAGACTGCGATTGGTTATTCATTAAAGCTCAACAAGAAGGATGCACTGTAG